A region of Bacteroidota bacterium DNA encodes the following proteins:
- a CDS encoding caspase family protein, producing MKKKFLSALLFLTSLCAFSQKSNFVFFSENGEPFSLMLNGITYNSSPQSNVKAERLASGIYSAKITFSDPSLGNIIEQLSLDGGVEVTFMISLAKKTGVEKEVQKFGKGFFSTKPDSVVEKEKEKIDNTVGKYVLVFLSKTKISESESTSSNTANTSRTQTNADAMPEQGQYRGSGDPLKGLNVTKSKDMLIGNYYAVIIGIDKYKGKWLPLQNAVNDAKTIETTLKSKYKFDSFHTLYNEQATRKAIIAELEWLVKNVEEEDNVLIYYSGHGEYKKELNKGFWVPADALSSTTADYISNNDIQTYLSGIKSKHTLLVADACFSGDLFRGNTVSVPFENSEKYYKEVHGLASRQAFTSGGIEPVMDGGKNGHSVFAYYFLKSLSENESKYFDASQLYDKIKIPVVNNSEQTPKLSPLKDTGDEGGQFIFIKK from the coding sequence ATGAAAAAAAAATTCTTATCCGCTTTGCTCTTTCTTACTTCGCTCTGTGCTTTCTCTCAAAAATCCAATTTTGTTTTCTTTTCAGAAAACGGAGAGCCATTTTCCCTGATGTTAAATGGAATCACTTATAATAGTTCTCCTCAATCCAATGTAAAAGCAGAGCGCCTTGCATCCGGAATTTACTCTGCGAAAATTACTTTCTCCGACCCTTCGCTGGGGAATATAATAGAACAATTATCTCTTGACGGAGGTGTTGAAGTAACTTTTATGATATCGCTGGCAAAAAAAACTGGCGTTGAAAAAGAAGTTCAGAAATTCGGCAAAGGATTTTTTTCCACCAAGCCCGACTCTGTTGTAGAAAAAGAAAAAGAAAAAATTGATAATACTGTTGGAAAATATGTGCTCGTGTTTCTTTCAAAAACAAAAATTTCAGAATCAGAATCAACTTCTTCCAATACAGCCAATACCTCCAGAACTCAAACCAATGCCGATGCGATGCCTGAACAGGGGCAATACCGCGGTAGCGGTGACCCTTTAAAAGGATTGAATGTTACCAAGTCAAAAGACATGCTCATAGGAAATTATTATGCCGTTATTATTGGAATTGATAAGTACAAAGGCAAATGGTTGCCTTTGCAAAATGCAGTGAATGACGCCAAGACAATTGAAACAACACTCAAATCAAAATACAAGTTTGACAGTTTCCACACGCTATATAATGAACAGGCAACCCGAAAAGCAATCATTGCTGAACTGGAGTGGCTGGTGAAAAATGTAGAAGAAGAAGATAATGTATTGATTTATTATTCCGGACACGGAGAATATAAAAAGGAATTGAACAAAGGATTCTGGGTTCCTGCTGATGCTCTTTCAAGTACAACAGCTGATTATATTTCCAATAATGATATTCAAACTTATCTCAGCGGCATTAAATCAAAACACACATTGCTGGTTGCCGATGCCTGCTTCAGCGGAGATTTGTTCAGAGGAAATACCGTATCGGTTCCTTTCGAAAATTCTGAAAAATATTACAAGGAAGTTCACGGACTGGCTTCCCGACAGGCATTTACTTCGGGCGGTATCGAACCGGTGATGGATGGAGGAAAAAACGGACATTCTGTTTTTGCATATTATTTTTTAAAGTCATTAAGTGAAAATGAAAGTAAATATTTTGATGCGAGCCAGTTATATGATAAAATAAAAATTCCTGTTGTAAATAATTCTGAGCAAACACCCAAGCTTTCCCCTCTCAAAGATACAGGCGATGAAGGCGGGCAGTTTATTTTTATTAAGAAATAA
- the fabD gene encoding ACP S-malonyltransferase: MKAYIFPGQGSQFSGMGKDLFESSVIARELFEKANTLLGFHITGTMFGGTDEELKQTQITQPAIFLHSVILAKTLDGNLKPDAVAGHSLGEFSALVSANAMTFEDGLSLVYKRAIAMQKACEANPSTMAAILNLDDKIVENICAEISNSGEVVVAANYNCPGQLVISGSIKGVNIACEKLKAAGAKRALLLPVGGAFHSPLMESAKKELEAAINATNFSTPICPVYQNVNASPVTDPSEIKKNLIAQLTSPVRWTQTIQRMTADGINSYVEVGPGKVLQGLVKKVNKDAEAISA; encoded by the coding sequence ATGAAAGCATATATTTTCCCAGGACAAGGCTCACAGTTTTCAGGAATGGGCAAAGACCTTTTTGAAAGCTCAGTTATTGCCAGAGAACTTTTTGAAAAAGCAAATACTCTTCTTGGTTTCCACATAACCGGAACTATGTTTGGCGGAACCGATGAAGAACTCAAGCAAACACAAATCACACAGCCCGCAATTTTTCTGCACTCTGTAATTCTTGCAAAAACTCTGGATGGAAATTTAAAACCCGATGCTGTGGCAGGACATTCGCTCGGAGAATTTTCTGCTTTGGTTTCAGCAAACGCAATGACATTTGAAGACGGACTTTCTCTTGTTTACAAACGCGCAATAGCGATGCAAAAAGCCTGCGAAGCAAATCCTTCCACCATGGCGGCAATTTTAAATCTTGACGATAAAATTGTAGAGAATATTTGTGCGGAGATTTCAAACTCAGGCGAAGTGGTGGTTGCGGCAAACTATAATTGTCCCGGGCAATTGGTTATTTCTGGTTCCATCAAAGGCGTGAACATTGCCTGCGAAAAATTAAAAGCAGCGGGAGCAAAGCGTGCATTGCTGCTGCCCGTGGGCGGTGCTTTTCATTCTCCGTTGATGGAGTCCGCAAAAAAAGAGTTGGAAGCCGCCATCAACGCTACAAATTTTTCTACACCTATTTGTCCTGTTTATCAGAATGTGAATGCAAGTCCTGTCACTGACCCATCTGAAATAAAAAAGAATTTAATCGCGCAACTCACATCTCCCGTTCGCTGGACACAAACCATTCAGCGCATGACAGCCGATGGAATAAATTCTTACGTGGAAGTGGGTCCGGGAAAAGTTTTGCAGGGATTAGTTAAGAAAGTGAATAAAGACGCAGAAGCAATTTCGGCATAA
- the rmuC gene encoding DNA recombination protein RmuC gives MEIVLLIIGLAIGTLIGWLLAKFNQAPNSSNDKVVDLTRELATQTANNKGLEEKLNSQKEEFSALQKTFTNEFENLANKIFEDKSKKFTEQNKTNLENILNPLKENITKFEKKVDDTYKAEASERNSLKGEIKSLVTLNKQISEEANNLAKALKGDSKKQGNWGEIILEKVLERSGLQKGVEYEMQVSLTADDGKRVQPDVIIHLPDKKHIVVDSKVSLVAYELFVNAQTDEEREKNLQAHITSVKNHIKGLSEKNYQALGQLNTPDFVLLFMPIESSFSLAVQADNEIFNFAWERKIVIVSPSTLLATMRTIASLWKQERQTRNAIEIARQSGELYDKFVGFLGDLIEVGKKMDATKKTYEEAMNKFSGGRGNLIRRAETIKELGAKTTKDIPQSLLERANEE, from the coding sequence ATGGAAATAGTATTGCTCATAATAGGATTGGCGATTGGCACTCTTATCGGATGGCTGTTGGCAAAGTTCAACCAAGCTCCTAATTCATCAAATGACAAAGTAGTTGATTTGACGCGCGAACTTGCGACTCAAACTGCCAACAACAAAGGGCTGGAAGAAAAACTGAATAGCCAGAAAGAAGAATTCTCCGCGCTTCAAAAAACTTTTACCAATGAATTTGAAAACCTTGCCAATAAAATCTTTGAAGATAAAAGCAAAAAATTTACAGAGCAGAACAAAACGAATCTTGAAAATATTTTAAATCCGCTGAAGGAAAATATTACCAAGTTCGAAAAGAAAGTGGACGATACATATAAAGCAGAAGCATCGGAACGAAATTCCCTGAAAGGAGAAATTAAATCGCTCGTTACACTGAACAAACAAATCAGCGAGGAGGCGAATAATCTTGCTAAGGCGCTGAAAGGCGATAGCAAGAAACAAGGCAACTGGGGAGAAATTATTCTTGAAAAAGTGCTGGAACGTTCAGGACTTCAGAAAGGAGTTGAATATGAAATGCAAGTGAGCCTGACTGCTGATGACGGCAAGCGCGTTCAGCCCGATGTGATTATTCACTTGCCTGACAAAAAACATATCGTTGTTGATTCAAAAGTTTCGTTGGTTGCGTATGAATTATTTGTCAATGCGCAAACAGATGAAGAGCGCGAAAAAAATTTACAGGCGCACATCACTTCCGTAAAAAATCATATTAAAGGATTAAGTGAAAAAAATTATCAGGCACTCGGACAGTTGAATACTCCTGATTTTGTTTTGCTCTTCATGCCGATTGAATCTTCTTTCAGTTTAGCTGTGCAGGCGGATAATGAGATATTCAATTTTGCCTGGGAAAGAAAAATTGTCATTGTAAGCCCATCTACTCTTCTTGCTACAATGAGAACCATTGCATCCCTTTGGAAACAGGAAAGGCAAACACGCAACGCGATTGAAATTGCGCGCCAGAGCGGGGAACTTTATGATAAGTTTGTTGGTTTTCTTGGCGACTTGATCGAAGTCGGGAAAAAAATGGACGCAACAAAAAAGACGTACGAAGAAGCGATGAATAAATTTTCCGGAGGAAGAGGAAATTTAATCCGAAGAGCGGAAACCATCAAAGAACTCGGAGCGAAAACAACCAAAGATATTCCACAATCACTTCTTGAAAGAGCAAACGAAGAATAA
- a CDS encoding GWxTD domain-containing protein: MKYFLNFSFLILNLYLLSLYNSCSTSSHSTSNQNISNIYKTAQNNLHPKYVVYHRTNTLSELHFKINSKELLYSKQAGNENFSARISIQYRLISSYETKDIIDSATISLTDSYSSAPKDIMGKIDFNATFTNSYLLQIDFTDLNRNVTSKSFISIDKLDHATRQNFIVLSAENKTPVFRDNIGKDERLIIQYRNPDTKLYVRYYNREFPLPSPPFSTSNMTPFEYRADSLFSLQPDEKDSAGFVFTRPGFYHIQADTNTKDGITLFRFDYDFPNVTKPEQLFTPLRYLTTKQEYDAMASYKNLKTAVDSFWVYAGGSTERARELVKKFYNRVQDANNYFSSYVEGWKTDRGLIYLIYGPPNIVYKSSDAENWVYGEENNFNSLTFSFLKVINPFSDNDYRLDRSQVFKTSWFNSVEMWRQGRVYSEK; this comes from the coding sequence ATGAAATATTTTTTAAACTTTTCATTTTTAATTTTAAATCTGTATTTGTTATCCCTTTATAACTCCTGCTCCACTTCTTCCCACTCCACAAGCAATCAGAATATTTCCAACATTTATAAAACAGCGCAGAATAATCTTCATCCGAAATATGTGGTGTATCACAGAACAAACACGCTGTCTGAACTTCATTTTAAAATAAATTCGAAAGAGCTTTTATACAGCAAGCAGGCAGGCAATGAAAATTTTTCTGCACGCATCAGCATCCAATACCGGCTGATTTCCTCCTATGAAACAAAAGACATTATTGACAGCGCAACTATTTCACTCACTGATTCCTATTCTTCCGCTCCAAAAGACATCATGGGAAAAATTGATTTCAACGCAACATTTACAAACAGTTATTTACTCCAAATTGATTTTACAGACCTTAATAGAAACGTTACTTCAAAATCTTTTATCAGTATTGACAAACTGGATCACGCAACACGGCAAAACTTCATTGTCCTTTCTGCCGAAAATAAAACTCCTGTTTTCAGAGACAACATAGGGAAAGATGAAAGATTGATTATCCAGTACAGAAACCCCGACACAAAACTTTATGTGCGGTATTATAACAGGGAATTTCCATTGCCTTCTCCTCCTTTCTCTACCAGCAACATGACCCCTTTTGAATACCGTGCTGACAGTTTGTTCTCGCTTCAGCCAGATGAAAAAGATTCTGCAGGATTTGTTTTCACGCGTCCGGGATTTTATCACATACAGGCGGATACCAATACAAAAGACGGGATCACGCTTTTTAGATTTGACTATGATTTTCCGAACGTAACAAAACCTGAACAACTTTTCACTCCTCTTCGGTATCTAACTACTAAACAGGAATACGATGCGATGGCTTCATACAAAAATCTTAAAACAGCTGTGGATAGTTTTTGGGTATACGCGGGAGGAAGCACTGAACGCGCACGCGAACTCGTGAAAAAATTTTATAACCGCGTTCAGGATGCAAACAATTATTTTTCCTCCTATGTGGAAGGCTGGAAAACAGACCGGGGGCTTATTTATCTTATATATGGCCCGCCAAATATTGTATATAAATCTTCAGATGCGGAAAACTGGGTTTACGGAGAAGAGAATAATTTCAACTCTCTCACCTTTTCGTTTCTGAAAGTCATCAATCCATTTTCCGACAACGATTACCGCCTTGATCGGTCGCAGGTTTTTAAAACAAGCTGGTTTAATTCTGTGGAAATGTGGAGGCAGGGAAGAGTTTATTCTGAAAAATAA
- the rlmB gene encoding 23S rRNA (guanosine(2251)-2'-O)-methyltransferase RlmB, with amino-acid sequence MKEQKFIRGNKKDFSSSHLREGKKASRPICGIHPVIEAIRSGKEIEKIFFQKNAGNRVMGELNEEIKKYNIPFQFVPLEKLNHLVKSTNHQGVVAMLSPIGYQNIETIIPTVFENGETPLVIILDRITDVRNLGAIARSAECAGVHAIIVPSRGSGQINSDAIKSSAGAIFNIPVCRSENLKTSIDFLKKSGLRIIACSEKAEKTIYKTDFLFPVALILGSEEDGISDEYLKLSDDKVQIPLFGKTESLNVSVSAGVILFEVIRQRNFSK; translated from the coding sequence ATGAAAGAGCAAAAGTTCATCAGAGGAAATAAAAAAGATTTTTCATCTTCACATTTAAGAGAGGGAAAAAAAGCATCGCGCCCGATTTGCGGCATTCATCCCGTCATTGAAGCCATCCGTTCAGGAAAAGAAATTGAAAAAATATTTTTTCAGAAAAATGCAGGCAACAGGGTGATGGGTGAACTTAACGAAGAAATAAAAAAATACAATATTCCTTTTCAGTTTGTTCCACTGGAGAAACTCAATCACCTTGTAAAATCAACCAATCATCAGGGTGTGGTTGCCATGCTTTCTCCCATTGGCTACCAGAATATTGAAACCATCATTCCCACAGTTTTTGAAAACGGAGAAACCCCGCTTGTAATTATTTTAGACCGAATCACGGATGTAAGAAATCTTGGCGCTATTGCCCGTAGTGCAGAGTGCGCAGGAGTGCACGCCATCATAGTTCCATCGCGCGGAAGCGGGCAAATCAACAGCGATGCAATAAAAAGTTCTGCCGGAGCGATTTTTAATATTCCTGTTTGCAGAAGCGAAAATCTGAAAACATCCATTGACTTCCTGAAAAAAAGCGGACTAAGAATAATTGCCTGTTCTGAAAAAGCAGAAAAAACAATTTACAAAACCGATTTTTTATTCCCCGTTGCTCTTATTCTTGGCTCCGAAGAAGACGGCATATCGGATGAATACCTCAAACTCAGCGATGACAAAGTGCAGATTCCACTTTTCGGTAAAACTGAATCGCTGAATGTTTCTGTTTCTGCCGGTGTTATTCTTTTTGAAGTTATCCGCCAGAGAAATTTTTCTAAATGA
- a CDS encoding glycosyltransferase family 39 protein: MRHFFQKENTFFYLILFIASTLRLWNYWGWSYTHDELSAITRLNYDSVSQLISKGIQPDGHPAFVQLLLYFWIKLFGLSETSVRLPFVLAGIGSIALVYLISKKWFGFATACFSSLTLAMLDFPILYSQIARPYSFGLFFSLLAVWCWTNLLFGNEKKIYLKAIYYGIATALCMLTHYFAFFFAVTVALTGFLFLKKETWKPYLLSGIIAIMIFLPHIPVSLHQFGLGGVGEWLAKPESDYLWKFILYGFNESPLIVTFLAILFLLSILIYHLDLSLSKFHFLCIAWFSLPFLAGYYYSVKINPVLQYSTLLFSFPFLLIFLFSFFKERKRKTNNLLLASTGIILFYSTCIEQRFYKREYFGVFKEINKAVVDLQTKYGEENVTTLLNTSCKEIFDFYFQRMNKTVSYNYCVGDSYDFEAEMLCKIDSCSTPYFLYGWSNFRSAYEIPEMIKRKFPCIVYDEKHFNSQITLFGKNDSCKRDTIYFSREGFEKPAFTFSYNETKTDTSHFHSGKYSLFIESANEYCITIRSTAKNIFHDNKGCVNISAWVFPTDTFNAQIVMEVGDPKGNHDWQARSLSQFIKTTNKWQEVFATFKLPSNTYPEDEVVIYLWNQGKNSFYLDDFVISSFADSKYDYYETTYRQ, translated from the coding sequence ATGCGCCATTTTTTTCAGAAAGAAAATACTTTTTTTTATTTAATACTTTTTATCGCCTCCACTCTGAGACTTTGGAATTACTGGGGCTGGTCATATACTCACGATGAACTCAGCGCGATTACCCGACTGAATTATGATTCGGTCTCACAATTAATTTCAAAGGGCATTCAGCCAGATGGACATCCTGCCTTTGTACAATTGCTGCTTTATTTCTGGATAAAACTATTTGGATTGTCAGAAACGTCAGTGCGTTTGCCATTTGTATTAGCAGGAATAGGAAGTATCGCACTCGTTTATCTGATATCAAAAAAATGGTTTGGATTTGCAACAGCTTGTTTTTCTTCTCTCACGCTTGCTATGCTTGATTTTCCTATTCTCTACAGTCAGATAGCGCGCCCCTACTCTTTTGGATTATTTTTTTCACTGCTCGCTGTTTGGTGCTGGACAAATTTATTATTTGGCAATGAAAAGAAAATTTATCTGAAGGCTATTTATTACGGGATAGCAACAGCGCTCTGTATGCTCACGCATTATTTTGCTTTCTTTTTTGCGGTGACGGTCGCTTTAACAGGATTTTTGTTTTTGAAAAAAGAAACATGGAAACCTTATTTGCTTTCAGGAATTATTGCCATTATGATTTTCCTTCCGCATATTCCTGTTTCACTTCATCAATTTGGATTGGGAGGGGTTGGAGAATGGCTGGCAAAACCCGAAAGCGATTATTTATGGAAATTTATTTTATATGGATTCAACGAATCTCCTCTGATAGTGACTTTTCTTGCAATTTTATTTTTGCTTTCCATCCTGATTTATCACCTTGATTTATCTCTTTCAAAATTTCACTTCCTCTGCATTGCATGGTTTTCACTTCCTTTTCTTGCAGGGTATTATTATTCTGTGAAAATAAATCCTGTTTTACAATACTCCACGCTGCTTTTTTCATTTCCATTTCTTTTAATATTTCTTTTTTCATTCTTTAAGGAAAGAAAAAGAAAAACTAACAATCTGCTCCTTGCATCAACAGGTATCATACTTTTTTACAGCACCTGCATTGAACAAAGATTTTATAAGCGGGAATATTTTGGTGTGTTCAAAGAAATAAACAAAGCGGTTGTTGATTTGCAGACAAAATACGGAGAAGAAAATGTAACAACATTGCTGAATACTTCCTGTAAGGAAATCTTTGATTTTTATTTTCAGCGAATGAACAAAACAGTTTCATACAATTATTGCGTAGGTGATTCTTATGACTTTGAAGCAGAAATGCTCTGCAAAATCGATTCCTGCTCCACTCCTTATTTTCTCTATGGCTGGTCTAACTTCCGAAGCGCCTATGAAATTCCTGAGATGATAAAAAGAAAATTCCCCTGCATTGTCTATGATGAAAAGCATTTCAATTCGCAAATAACCTTGTTCGGGAAAAATGATTCCTGCAAAAGAGACACCATTTATTTTTCGCGTGAAGGGTTTGAAAAACCTGCTTTCACTTTTTCATACAATGAAACAAAAACTGATACAAGCCATTTTCACTCCGGCAAATATTCGCTTTTCATTGAATCAGCGAATGAATACTGCATTACGATCAGATCAACAGCTAAAAATATTTTTCATGATAATAAAGGTTGCGTCAATATCAGCGCATGGGTTTTTCCAACAGATACTTTCAATGCTCAGATTGTGATGGAAGTTGGAGATCCGAAAGGGAATCATGACTGGCAGGCAAGATCGCTTTCTCAATTTATAAAGACAACAAATAAATGGCAGGAAGTGTTTGCCACTTTTAAACTCCCTTCAAACACATATCCGGAAGATGAAGTGGTTATCTATTTATGGAATCAGGGAAAAAATTCTTTCTACTTAGACGATTTTGTTATTTCCTCTTTTGCTGACAGTAAGTATGATTATTATGAAACTACTTACAGGCAATAA
- a CDS encoding metal ABC transporter permease, with amino-acid sequence MFEMFQLDFMVQAFIVSLIIGLLLSYLGVHVVGRGIVFVDLALGQISSLGVAFSDYIGYGKTSIPILFALTGALLMSFINIRDKRLKVEAIIGIIYAIASAATVMLISKTPHGDSDIQEVLFGNILSVTWEQIQLIGIIFGAIALLHALFYKKFFLLTESFEAEDPTLAATAFRKKGMFSFWNFVFYLSIGLAIVFAVRTSGVIPVFSFLIIPAVAAIMLSKKNMGVVLIAGVVSVLGAFFGLYVSYSYDFPAGSSLVAVLGWIFLCISVIYFFKNRMKKKEENR; translated from the coding sequence ATGTTCGAAATGTTTCAATTGGATTTTATGGTGCAGGCGTTCATCGTCTCGCTGATTATCGGGCTTCTTCTCTCCTATCTTGGCGTACACGTTGTCGGGCGGGGAATTGTTTTCGTTGACCTCGCGCTTGGGCAGATTTCTTCGCTCGGAGTTGCATTTTCAGATTATATCGGCTATGGAAAAACAAGCATTCCGATTTTATTCGCGCTCACAGGCGCTCTTCTGATGTCATTCATTAATATACGGGACAAGCGATTGAAAGTGGAAGCCATCATCGGCATTATTTACGCAATTGCATCGGCTGCAACCGTGATGCTTATTTCAAAAACTCCTCACGGAGATTCTGACATACAGGAAGTATTGTTCGGTAATATTCTTTCTGTAACTTGGGAGCAGATACAGCTTATAGGAATTATTTTCGGTGCGATTGCATTACTGCATGCTCTCTTTTATAAAAAGTTTTTCCTGTTGACAGAAAGTTTTGAAGCAGAAGACCCGACACTTGCCGCAACTGCATTCAGAAAAAAAGGAATGTTCAGTTTCTGGAATTTTGTTTTTTATCTATCTATTGGTTTGGCAATTGTGTTTGCCGTACGCACCAGCGGAGTAATTCCTGTGTTTTCATTTCTGATAATTCCTGCAGTAGCTGCCATTATGTTGTCGAAGAAAAATATGGGCGTTGTTTTAATAGCAGGTGTTGTCAGCGTACTCGGGGCATTTTTCGGATTGTACGTTTCCTACAGCTATGATTTCCCTGCGGGTTCATCGTTAGTGGCAGTGCTGGGGTGGATTTTTTTATGTATTTCCGTAATTTATTTTTTCAAAAACAGGATGAAGAAGAAAGAGGAGAATCGTTAG
- a CDS encoding zinc ABC transporter substrate-binding protein: MKSKIILTIITVIVSAKISLAGTIHVVTTTQDTKSIAELIGGNKIDVFAIATGYQNPHFVDPKPSYIIKLSNADLYVTLGLDLEAGWSPSLLTSSKNKKIQKGSDGYVDASVGVSLQQVPSSINRAEGDIHIYGNPHYWLDPLNGKTIARNICNGLEKISSENKDFFEANLKIFYAQVDMKMKTWNAAMTSFKGAKVIAYHNEWCYFESRFGFKIVDFMEPKPGIPPTPSQLVKIIKEVQENNIKVIITSPYFTASSSDVVSKQTGAKTLVLATSVGAFESIKNYYDLFDYNIKLLTAGLK; the protein is encoded by the coding sequence ATGAAATCTAAAATCATACTAACAATAATCACCGTAATTGTTTCGGCAAAAATTTCTTTAGCCGGAACAATTCATGTTGTGACAACCACGCAGGATACCAAAAGTATTGCTGAACTTATTGGCGGAAATAAAATTGATGTGTTCGCCATTGCAACGGGCTACCAGAATCCTCACTTTGTTGACCCCAAGCCGAGTTACATCATCAAACTTTCAAACGCTGATTTGTATGTTACACTCGGTTTGGATTTGGAAGCCGGATGGTCGCCCTCGCTGCTCACCAGTTCCAAGAACAAAAAAATTCAGAAAGGAAGCGATGGTTATGTGGATGCATCAGTTGGTGTTTCGCTGCAGCAGGTTCCATCTTCCATTAACCGCGCAGAAGGTGATATTCATATTTACGGCAATCCGCATTACTGGCTTGATCCGCTGAACGGAAAAACAATCGCGCGGAATATTTGCAACGGACTTGAAAAAATTTCTTCTGAGAATAAAGATTTCTTCGAGGCGAATCTGAAAATATTTTATGCTCAGGTTGATATGAAAATGAAAACATGGAACGCTGCAATGACGAGTTTTAAAGGAGCAAAAGTGATTGCCTATCACAACGAGTGGTGCTATTTTGAAAGCCGTTTCGGATTTAAAATCGTTGACTTTATGGAACCCAAACCCGGAATCCCTCCCACACCTTCTCAACTCGTGAAAATAATTAAGGAAGTACAAGAAAATAATATAAAAGTGATTATCACATCTCCTTATTTCACTGCTTCCTCTTCAGATGTAGTATCAAAACAAACAGGCGCAAAAACATTGGTGCTTGCAACTTCTGTCGGTGCGTTTGAATCAATAAAAAATTATTACGACTTGTTCGATTACAATATAAAACTTTTAACAGCGGGATTAAAATAA